The following are encoded together in the Xanthomonas sacchari genome:
- a CDS encoding MIP/aquaporin family protein produces the protein MSRQLVGELISEAIAMLIIIAFGCSVACMYVLYDPSPYQHAYWGVCIAWGLAVTIAIYVTGSVSGTHANPAVTLALALYRGFPWPKVLPYWVAQVIGAFLGAWIVYLLFAPVIDHYNQAQHLTRAGGGAAGVFFTAPGLAITPMHALRDQVILTAFLIFGIFAITERYNEAAPTANSGALIIGLLVATIGASMGYLEAWAINPARDFGPRLFAYVAGWGSSALPSADNYWWIPIVGPLIGGVIGGAAYQWLIYPFLPARVKALEEEQAAARRG, from the coding sequence ATGAGCCGGCAACTGGTGGGCGAACTGATTTCCGAGGCGATCGCGATGCTGATCATCATCGCCTTCGGCTGCTCGGTGGCGTGCATGTACGTGCTCTACGACCCCAGCCCGTACCAGCACGCCTACTGGGGCGTGTGCATCGCCTGGGGCCTGGCGGTGACCATCGCCATCTACGTCACCGGCTCGGTGTCCGGCACCCACGCCAATCCGGCGGTAACCCTGGCGCTGGCGCTGTACCGCGGCTTTCCCTGGCCCAAGGTGCTGCCGTACTGGGTCGCCCAGGTGATCGGTGCGTTTCTCGGCGCGTGGATCGTCTACCTGCTGTTCGCGCCGGTGATCGACCACTACAACCAGGCCCAGCATCTCACCCGCGCCGGCGGCGGCGCGGCCGGGGTGTTCTTCACCGCGCCGGGCCTGGCGATCACGCCGATGCACGCGTTGCGCGACCAGGTCATCCTGACCGCGTTCCTGATCTTCGGCATCTTCGCCATCACCGAGCGCTACAACGAGGCTGCGCCCACCGCCAATTCCGGTGCGCTGATCATCGGCCTGCTGGTGGCCACCATCGGCGCCTCGATGGGTTATCTGGAAGCCTGGGCGATCAATCCGGCCCGCGATTTCGGCCCGCGCCTGTTCGCCTACGTCGCCGGCTGGGGCTCCTCGGCGCTGCCGTCGGCCGACAATTACTGGTGGATCCCGATCGTCGGCCCGCTGATCGGCGGCGTGATCGGCGGTGCCGCCTACCAGTGGCTGATCTATCCGTTCCTGCCGGCGCGGGTGAAGGCGCTGGAGGAAGAACAGGCCGCCGCGCGCCGCGGCTAG
- the glpD gene encoding glycerol-3-phosphate dehydrogenase, translated as MRETYDVLVVGGGINGVGIARDAVGRGLSVCLCERDDLAAHTSSASTKLIHGGLRYLEQYEFALVGKALAEREVLLRLAPHIIWPLRFLLPHQPHLRPAWMIRTGLFLYDHLGRGRRTLPGSRRLALRTHPVGAPLREEFRTGFVYSDAWVQDARLVVLNAMDAAQRGARILTRTRCVGARRVDGLWQVQLQHADGRREELRARSLVNAAGPWAVQFLDEVAHVDHDHALRLVKGSHIVVPRLFEHDHAYIFQQPDRRIVFAIPYEQDYTLIGTTDVDYRADPAAPRIDGEETRYLCEAANRYFRKQIAPDDVVWSYSGVRPLLDDEEDNAAEVTRDYLLELDTRDGAALLNVFGGKLTTYRKLAEEAVDRLTAHAGRKAPAWTAHGAPLPGGERSDIATLARELRAARPWLPEATAQRLARNYGTRADTLLGDAASLQDLGQHFGADLYQAEVDYLRQHEWVVEAEDLLWRRSKLGLRVDAAGRQRLVAYLQQAPATLAAAPA; from the coding sequence ATGCGTGAGACCTACGATGTGCTGGTGGTCGGTGGCGGCATCAACGGCGTGGGCATCGCCCGCGACGCGGTGGGCCGCGGGTTGTCGGTGTGCCTGTGCGAGCGCGACGATCTGGCCGCGCATACGTCCAGCGCCAGCACCAAGCTGATCCACGGCGGCCTGCGCTACCTGGAGCAGTACGAGTTCGCCCTGGTCGGCAAGGCCCTGGCCGAGCGCGAGGTGCTGCTGCGGCTGGCCCCGCACATCATCTGGCCGCTGCGCTTCCTGCTGCCGCATCAGCCGCACCTGCGTCCGGCGTGGATGATCCGCACCGGACTGTTCCTGTACGACCACCTCGGCCGCGGCCGCCGCACCCTGCCGGGGTCGCGACGCCTGGCGCTGCGCACGCACCCGGTGGGCGCGCCGCTGCGCGAGGAGTTCCGCACCGGTTTCGTCTATTCCGACGCCTGGGTGCAGGACGCGCGACTGGTGGTGCTCAACGCGATGGACGCCGCGCAGCGCGGCGCGCGCATCCTCACCCGCACCCGCTGCGTCGGCGCACGCCGCGTCGACGGCCTGTGGCAGGTGCAGCTGCAGCACGCCGACGGCCGCCGCGAGGAACTGCGCGCGCGGTCCTTGGTCAATGCCGCCGGACCGTGGGCGGTGCAGTTCCTGGACGAGGTGGCGCACGTCGACCACGATCACGCGCTGCGCCTGGTCAAGGGCAGCCACATCGTGGTGCCGCGGCTGTTCGAGCACGACCACGCCTACATCTTCCAGCAGCCGGACCGGCGCATCGTCTTCGCCATTCCCTACGAGCAGGACTACACCCTGATCGGTACCACCGACGTCGACTACCGCGCCGACCCGGCCGCGCCGCGCATTGACGGCGAGGAGACGCGCTATCTGTGCGAAGCGGCCAACCGCTACTTCCGCAAGCAGATCGCTCCGGACGACGTGGTGTGGAGCTACAGCGGCGTGCGCCCGCTGCTCGACGACGAGGAGGACAACGCCGCCGAGGTCACCCGCGACTACCTGCTGGAACTGGACACGCGCGACGGTGCGGCCCTGCTCAACGTGTTCGGCGGCAAGCTCACCACCTACCGCAAGCTCGCCGAGGAGGCGGTGGACCGGCTGACCGCGCATGCCGGACGCAAGGCGCCGGCCTGGACCGCGCACGGTGCGCCGCTGCCCGGCGGCGAGCGCAGCGACATCGCCACGCTGGCGCGCGAGCTGCGCGCGGCCCGGCCGTGGCTGCCCGAGGCCACCGCGCAGCGGCTGGCACGCAACTACGGTACCCGCGCGGACACGCTGCTGGGCGATGCCGCCTCGCTGCAGGACCTGGGCCAGCACTTCGGTGCCGACCTGTACCAGGCCGAGGTCGACTACCTGCGCCAGCACGAGTGGGTGGTGGAGGCAGAGGATTTGCTGTGGCGGCGGAGCAAGCTCGGCCTGCGCGTGGACGCGGCCGGACGCCAGCGCCTGGTCGCCTACCTGCAACAGGCGCCGGCCACGCTGGCCGCGGCACCGGCTTGA
- a CDS encoding DeoR family transcriptional regulator, producing MRHHRRMDHSIPKPNAVSALNPRQEQLVALVRQQGYAEVEGLAARFEVTPQTIRRDLTLLCEAGVLRRYHGGVSLPSSVENLAYAARKSLQAQEKRRIATLLAQHIPDDASLFINIGTTNEDVARALMGHSGLRVITNNLNVAVMMSANPSFEVMVAGGRVRGRDQGVTGEATIELIRQFKVDFGVIGISGIDPDGTLLDFDFHEVRVAQAIIEHSRQVFLAADHSKLGRNAMVRLGPIGRVHAWFTDRAPPAELAAVLEAAGTRVFVAEGDAADQGAPPLDAAAD from the coding sequence ATGCGCCATCATCGGCGCATGGACCATTCGATTCCCAAGCCGAACGCAGTCTCTGCGCTCAATCCGCGCCAGGAGCAACTGGTGGCGCTGGTACGCCAGCAGGGCTATGCCGAAGTGGAAGGGCTGGCAGCACGTTTCGAGGTGACGCCGCAGACCATCCGCCGCGACCTGACCCTGCTGTGCGAAGCCGGCGTGCTGCGCCGTTACCACGGCGGGGTGAGCCTGCCGTCGAGCGTGGAGAACCTGGCCTACGCAGCGCGCAAGTCGCTGCAGGCGCAGGAGAAGCGGCGCATCGCCACGTTGCTGGCGCAGCACATTCCCGACGACGCGTCGTTGTTCATCAACATCGGCACCACCAACGAGGATGTGGCGCGCGCGCTGATGGGCCACAGCGGCCTGCGCGTGATCACCAACAACCTCAACGTCGCGGTGATGATGAGCGCCAACCCCAGCTTCGAGGTGATGGTGGCCGGCGGGCGCGTGCGCGGCCGCGACCAGGGCGTCACCGGCGAGGCCACCATCGAGCTGATCCGCCAGTTCAAGGTGGATTTCGGCGTGATCGGCATCTCCGGCATCGATCCGGACGGCACCCTGCTGGATTTCGACTTCCACGAGGTGCGGGTGGCGCAGGCGATCATCGAGCACTCGCGGCAGGTGTTCCTGGCCGCCGACCACAGCAAGCTCGGTCGCAACGCGATGGTCCGGCTGGGGCCGATCGGGCGGGTGCACGCCTGGTTCACCGACCGCGCGCCGCCGGCCGAGCTGGCCGCAGTGCTGGAGGCGGCCGGCACCCGCGTGTTCGTTGCCGAGGGCGATGCGGCCGACCAGGGCGCGCCGCCGCTGGATGCGGCCGCGGACTGA
- a CDS encoding DUF1456 family protein, producing MLNNDILRSIRYMLDLSDQKIVDLAHLADPAFPIDKAQIPAWLKKEDEEGFVECSDAVLAHVLDGLVFHYRGRDESLPPRPVEARITNNVVLKKLRVAFQLKDVDMHQIFDAAGFPVSKPELSALFRQPEHKNFRLCGDQLLRNFLKGLTLRVRGAG from the coding sequence ATGCTCAACAACGACATCCTGCGCTCCATCCGCTACATGCTCGACCTGAGCGACCAGAAGATCGTCGATCTGGCGCACCTCGCCGATCCCGCGTTCCCGATCGACAAGGCGCAGATCCCGGCGTGGCTGAAGAAGGAGGACGAAGAGGGCTTCGTCGAATGCAGCGACGCGGTGCTGGCGCATGTGCTGGACGGGCTGGTGTTCCACTACCGCGGCCGCGACGAGAGCCTGCCGCCGCGCCCGGTGGAGGCGCGCATCACCAACAACGTGGTGCTGAAGAAGCTGCGCGTGGCGTTCCAGCTCAAGGACGTGGACATGCACCAGATCTTCGACGCCGCCGGTTTCCCGGTGTCCAAGCCGGAACTGTCGGCGCTGTTCCGGCAGCCGGAACACAAGAATTTCCGCCTGTGCGGCGACCAGTTGCTGCGCAACTTCCTCAAGGGCCTGACCCTGCGCGTGCGCGGCGCCGGCTGA
- a CDS encoding HDOD domain-containing protein, which produces MKLEALFDQLHTLPTIPQVAQDLILQFDAPGTSLDAVARNIERDPVIAAKVLRLANSARFRGARDSTTVEDAALRLGFNTLRTLVLASSVTGAFHAPAHFDLRAFWLHSFEVAGVCRLLARQKGLDAETAFTCGMMHNIGELLIQTGAPDYAAQLHPDASSSGRAADETVQLGFGYPEVGAELARRWHLPQVIQTAIAFQARPLQAPEGEPMPKVVAQAALVADALQRDGGANDQARQAVTGPLLDDVDLDALFAALPDVIEADRAFTEMLK; this is translated from the coding sequence ATGAAGCTAGAGGCGCTGTTCGACCAGTTGCACACCCTGCCGACCATTCCCCAGGTGGCGCAGGACCTGATCCTGCAGTTCGATGCACCGGGCACCAGCCTGGACGCCGTGGCGCGCAACATCGAGCGGGACCCGGTGATCGCGGCCAAGGTGCTGCGGCTGGCCAACTCGGCGCGCTTCCGCGGCGCGCGCGACTCCACCACGGTGGAAGACGCGGCGCTGCGCCTGGGCTTCAATACCTTGCGCACCCTGGTGCTGGCCTCCTCGGTGACCGGCGCGTTCCATGCGCCGGCGCATTTCGACCTGCGCGCGTTCTGGCTGCACAGCTTCGAAGTGGCCGGCGTGTGCCGGCTGCTGGCGCGGCAGAAGGGCCTGGACGCAGAGACCGCGTTCACCTGCGGCATGATGCACAACATCGGCGAACTGCTGATCCAGACCGGCGCGCCCGACTACGCCGCGCAACTGCACCCGGACGCCTCCTCCAGCGGCCGCGCCGCCGACGAGACCGTGCAACTGGGCTTCGGCTACCCGGAAGTGGGCGCCGAGCTGGCGCGGCGCTGGCATCTGCCGCAGGTGATCCAGACCGCCATCGCCTTCCAGGCGCGGCCGCTGCAGGCGCCGGAAGGCGAGCCGATGCCGAAGGTCGTCGCCCAGGCCGCGCTGGTCGCCGACGCGCTGCAGCGCGACGGCGGCGCCAACGACCAGGCGCGGCAGGCGGTGACCGGCCCGCTGCTGGACGACGTGGATCTGGACGCGCTGTTCGCCGCGCTGCCGGACGTGATCGAGGCCGATCGCGCGTTTACCGAGATGTTGAAGTAA
- a CDS encoding exodeoxyribonuclease III, with translation METLKIATYNVNGIRSRLPQLLQWLQREAPDIVGLQELKSVDAGFPLAELHAAGYGAVWMGQSGWNGVALLAKGCDPVESRRGLPGDPRDTQSRYIEAMAHGVLVGCLYLPNGNPRPGPKFDYKLDWFARLQRHAQHLVALPHPVALIGDFNVVPTDADIYNPASWRRDALLQPESRQAYAELLAQGWADSLREVHGERRVYTFWDYFRQHWQRDAGLRIDHLLLNPPLAKRLRDAGVDRWVRDLPHASDHAPTWVTLGASPARGAAKSSAKPRRSAERAGSKTTRGAAKKAAGTSASGATSSAAKAAARPKRKTTTKTAATSTPPAPATKKASAKATKTKTTKEKTPKARKPRAESAVPQTPTRRGTRRKSPLLPPGEGGA, from the coding sequence ATGGAGACGCTCAAGATCGCCACCTACAACGTCAACGGTATCCGCAGCCGCTTGCCGCAGCTGCTGCAGTGGTTGCAGCGCGAGGCGCCGGACATCGTCGGGCTGCAGGAACTCAAGAGCGTGGACGCCGGCTTCCCGCTGGCCGAGCTGCATGCCGCCGGCTACGGTGCGGTGTGGATGGGGCAGTCGGGCTGGAACGGCGTGGCGCTGCTGGCCAAGGGCTGCGACCCGGTCGAGAGCCGGCGCGGCCTGCCTGGCGATCCGCGCGACACCCAGAGCCGCTACATCGAGGCGATGGCGCACGGCGTGCTGGTCGGCTGCCTGTACCTGCCCAACGGCAATCCGCGCCCAGGGCCGAAGTTCGACTACAAGCTGGACTGGTTCGCACGGCTGCAGCGGCATGCGCAGCACCTGGTGGCGCTGCCGCACCCGGTGGCGCTGATCGGCGACTTCAACGTGGTGCCCACCGATGCGGACATCTACAACCCGGCCTCGTGGCGGCGCGACGCGTTGCTGCAGCCGGAAAGCCGCCAGGCCTATGCCGAGTTGCTGGCGCAGGGGTGGGCCGACAGTCTGCGCGAAGTGCACGGCGAGCGCCGCGTGTACACGTTCTGGGACTATTTCCGCCAGCACTGGCAGCGCGATGCCGGGCTGCGCATCGACCACCTGCTGTTGAATCCGCCGCTGGCCAAGCGCCTGCGCGACGCCGGCGTGGACCGCTGGGTGCGCGACCTGCCGCATGCCAGCGACCATGCGCCGACCTGGGTCACGCTAGGCGCGTCGCCGGCCCGCGGTGCAGCCAAATCGTCGGCCAAGCCGAGGCGCAGTGCCGAACGCGCTGGAAGCAAGACCACGCGCGGCGCTGCGAAGAAAGCGGCAGGTACATCCGCGTCTGGCGCGACGTCCTCAGCGGCGAAGGCGGCAGCGCGGCCCAAGCGCAAGACGACGACCAAGACCGCGGCGACATCGACGCCCCCGGCGCCGGCAACAAAGAAGGCAAGCGCAAAGGCGACAAAGACGAAGACGACAAAAGAGAAGACGCCGAAAGCGCGCAAGCCACGCGCCGAGAGCGCGGTGCCGCAGACGCCCACGCGCCGCGGCACACGCCGCAAATCACCCCTTCTCCCACCGGGAGAAGGTGGCGCGTAG
- a CDS encoding 1-acyl-sn-glycerol-3-phosphate acyltransferase, with protein MRAIVRLAVCIAASALLIPPQWLLMRFTRGRAAFVLPRLWFGCLRRALGIRVEVVGTPRDAGGTLFVGNHISHFDIVVLGSLLRARFIAKNDMERWPGMRHIGALAQTVFISRRRQDAAAVAAAVAAQLRPDHDVVLFAEGTTSSGERVAPFKSSLFSLFLSADPDARRWTLQPFTLEVRSVDGQPLAQGGDRDAYAFYGEMQAGAHVAHFLRLSGAVVRVTFHAPIAVAPGSDRKALAAQLHGIVASALPAASTNAAAA; from the coding sequence GTGCGCGCCATCGTCCGGCTCGCCGTCTGCATCGCGGCCAGCGCGCTGCTGATCCCGCCACAGTGGCTGCTGATGCGCTTCACCCGCGGCCGCGCCGCATTCGTGCTGCCGCGGCTGTGGTTCGGCTGCCTGCGGCGCGCGTTGGGCATTCGCGTCGAGGTGGTGGGCACGCCGCGCGACGCGGGCGGCACGCTGTTCGTCGGCAACCACATCTCCCACTTCGACATCGTGGTGCTGGGTAGCCTGCTGCGCGCGCGCTTCATCGCCAAGAACGACATGGAACGCTGGCCGGGCATGCGCCACATCGGCGCGCTGGCACAGACCGTGTTCATCAGCCGGCGTCGTCAGGATGCTGCGGCGGTGGCGGCCGCCGTGGCCGCACAACTGCGCCCGGATCACGACGTGGTGCTGTTCGCCGAGGGCACCACCTCCTCCGGCGAGCGCGTCGCACCGTTCAAGTCCAGCCTGTTCTCGCTGTTCCTCAGTGCCGACCCCGACGCGCGGCGCTGGACGCTGCAGCCGTTCACGCTGGAGGTGCGCAGCGTCGATGGGCAGCCGCTGGCGCAGGGCGGCGATCGCGATGCCTACGCCTTCTACGGCGAGATGCAGGCCGGTGCGCACGTCGCGCACTTCCTGCGCCTGTCCGGTGCGGTGGTCAGGGTGACCTTCCACGCGCCGATCGCGGTGGCGCCGGGCAGCGACCGCAAGGCACTGGCCGCGCAGCTGCATGGCATCGTGGCCTCGGCGCTGCCGGCTGCGTCGACGAATGCCGCCGCGGCCTAG
- a CDS encoding DUF6348 family protein yields MIDRLRRLLSRTSPRGADATGDATGSEPAPDAQPGRTLQQLLLQVLQREGHAASLHDEVVVLGNGLQLFTELVDLAELRSGVRTASCIRVHHASLFADGIVEFQHSIGEDTEASLASGFTTWARTDLVALSEAVAAPAEARCMTLQMEFPASATTEAAVRRTVVLGPVAHMNGDAARAAAGDDTEHAFCPCCLFTNSLDALMPLLQRDQRMLGIRLFASRDADGEVAADCRVNGEDFPDGVACLRRYAETWPALGALEFRKQYAVVRLPEPVAPDTAH; encoded by the coding sequence ATGATCGATCGACTGCGACGCCTGTTGTCCCGCACCTCGCCACGCGGGGCCGATGCCACCGGCGATGCCACCGGGTCGGAGCCGGCGCCCGACGCGCAACCGGGTCGCACACTGCAACAGCTGTTGCTGCAGGTGCTGCAGCGCGAGGGGCATGCGGCCAGCTTGCACGACGAGGTCGTCGTGCTCGGCAACGGCCTGCAACTGTTCACCGAACTGGTGGACCTGGCCGAACTGCGCAGCGGCGTGCGCACGGCCAGTTGCATTCGCGTGCATCATGCCAGCCTGTTCGCGGACGGAATCGTCGAGTTCCAGCATTCCATCGGCGAGGACACCGAAGCGAGTCTGGCCTCGGGCTTCACCACCTGGGCGCGCACCGATCTGGTGGCGCTGTCGGAGGCGGTGGCGGCGCCGGCCGAGGCCCGCTGCATGACGTTGCAGATGGAGTTCCCCGCCTCGGCCACGACCGAGGCCGCGGTGCGGCGCACGGTGGTGCTGGGGCCGGTGGCGCACATGAACGGTGACGCCGCCAGGGCCGCGGCGGGCGACGACACGGAACACGCGTTCTGCCCGTGCTGCCTGTTCACCAACAGCCTGGACGCCTTGATGCCGTTGCTGCAGCGGGATCAGCGCATGCTCGGCATCCGCCTGTTCGCCTCGCGCGACGCCGACGGCGAGGTGGCGGCCGACTGCCGGGTCAACGGCGAGGATTTTCCCGACGGCGTGGCGTGCCTGCGCCGTTATGCCGAGACCTGGCCGGCACTGGGCGCCTTGGAATTCCGCAAGCAGTACGCGGTGGTGCGGCTGCCGGAGCCGGTGGCACCGGATACCGCGCACTGA